Genomic window (Streptosporangium brasiliense):
CGTCGGCGGCGTGTCCTCTCGGATCCTCCGCGCGTCCCGGGCCGCGCGCGAGCGGCGCTACCGCCACCCCGGGGAAGAGTCACTCCGGCGCGCCCGTTATCGTCAGGTTGACGAAATGAAGAGCCTCTAACACCCCTCGCGAGGAGGCGGCAATGGCGATCCCTGCCATCCCCCAGAGGTTGACCGCGCCCGCTCCGGGCTGGACGGTCGAGGCCGACGTGGTCGTGGTGGGCTCCGGTGTCGCGGGCCTGACCCTGGCACTGCGGTACGCCCACCTCGACCCCGAGGCGAAGGTCCTGGTCGTCACCAAGGACGTGCTGTCGTCGGGGTCCACCCGCTGGGCGCAGGGCGGGATCGCCGCCGTGCTCGACCCGCAGGACACCCCGGCCGAGCACCTGTCCGACACGCTCATCGCGGGGGTCGGTCTCTGCGACGAGGAGGCCGTGCGGGTCCTGGTGACCGAGGGGCCCGCCGCGCTGCGCGGGCTGATCGCGGTGGGCGCCCGGTTCGACACCGACGACTCGGGCGAGCTCCAGCTCACCCGGGAGGGTGGCCACCGGCGCAACCGGATCGTGCACGCGGGCGGAGACGCCACCGGCGCGGAGGTGCAGCGGGCGCTCGTCCAGGCCGTCCAGGAGTCGGCGATCGAGGTGATCGAGCACGCGCTCGTGCTCGACCTCCTCAAAGACGCCGACGGCCGGACCGCCGGGGTGACCCTGCACGTCATGGGCGAGGGCGAGCGCGACGGGGTGGGAGCGGTCAGGGCCGGGGCCGTGGTGCTGGCCACCGGCGGCATGGGCCAGGTCTACGCCGCCACCACCAACCCCGTCGTCTCCACCGGTGACGGGGTGGCGCTGGCACTGCGGGCCGGCGCCGTCGTCAGGGACCTGGAGTTCGTCCAGTTCCACCCGACCGTGCTCTGGCTCGGCGAGGACTCCACCGGCCAGCAGCCGCTGATCTCCGAGGCGGTCCGGGGCGAGGGCGCGGTGCTGGTCGACGCCGAGGGCACCCGCTTCATGAAGGACGTCCACGAGCTCGCCGACCTCGCGCCCCGTGACGTCGTGGCCAAGGCGATCATGCGGCGGATGCGTGAGACCGGCGCCGACCACATGTATCTCGACGCCCGCCATTTCGGCGAGGAGAAGTGGCGCACCCGCTTCCCGACGATTCACGCGGTCTGCCGCGAACACGGCATCGACCCGGTCACCCAGCCCATCCCGGTCGCCCCGGCCGCCCACTACGCCAGCGGCGGCGTCCGCGCCGACCTGCACGGCCGTACCAGCGTGCCGGGCCTGTACGCCTGCGGCGAGGTGGCCTGCACCGGCGTGCACGGCGCCAACCGGCTGGCCTCGAACTCGCTGCTCGAAGGACTGGTCTTCGCCGGGCGGATCGCCGCCGACATCCACGCGCGGCGGAGTGCCGGAGCCGAGGGCTCCGGCGCGGAGCCGGACCGGTGGGGAGACACGGCCGAGGCGGCCCCGGCCGCCGTACGGCCCGCGCCCGGCGAGCCGGTGACCGACGACCGGCCCACCGGCCTGGTCGACCCCAGGGCCCGGCCCAGGATCCAGGGCCACATGAGCCGGGGCGCGAGCGTGCTGCGCAGCCGGGAGTCCCTGACCGAGGTCGCCAAGGCCCTGGTGAGCATCCGGTGGACCCCGGTGGCGGTGGAGCCGTGCACCGAGTCGTGGGAGGCCACCAACCTGCTGACGGTCGCGTCGGCGCTGGTGGCGGCCGCCCGCAATCGTGAGGAGACCCGCGGGTCGCACTGGCGCGAGGACTTCCCCGGACGTAACGATGCCTGGTGGCTGGGCCACCTCGACGTGACCCTTACAGCGGAAGGAATGACCATGACGTATGTGCCGCACGGACAGCGGGCGACCGTGCTGCCGCCCCAGGTGGAGACGGACCTGGTCGAGGCTGGTCTCGACCCGGCCGCGGTGACGGCCGTCCTGGCGGCCGCCGCGGCCGAGGACCTCCAGGCCCCGGGCGACGTCACCACCCTCGCCACCATCCCGGCCGGGCAGACCGACACCGCCGACGTGGTGGCCCGCGAGGACGGGGTGGTCTCCGGGCTCGCCGTCGCCGAGGGCGCGTTCTCCTACCTCAGCCAGGGCCGCCTCACGGCCGAGCGCCGGGTCAAGGACGGTGAGCGCGTCACGAGGGGCGACGTGTTGATGACCGTCACCGGCCCCACCCGGGACCTGCTGACCGCCGAGCGGACCGCGCTCAACCTGCTCACCCACATGTCCGGCATCGCGACCCTCACCGGCCACTGGGTCCGGGCCGTGGAGGGGACCGGGGCGCGGATCAGGGACAGCCGCAAGACGCTTCCCGGGCTGCGGGCCCTGGAGAAGTACGCCGTGCGGTGCGGGGGCGGGGTCAATCACCGCATGTCGCTTTCGGACGCCGCGCTGATCAAGGACAATCACGTGGTGGCCGCTGGTGGAGTAGCCGGAGCGTTCCGGGCGGTGCGGGACGCCTACCCCGGCCTGCCGATCGAGGTGGAGGTCGACCGGATCGACCAGATCGAGCCGGTGCTCGCCGAGGGAGCCGAGGAGATCCTGTTGGACAATTTCACCGTGGACGATCTGGCGCGGGCCGTACGGCTGGTGGACGGCAGGGCGCGGCTGGAGTCCAGCGGGGGGCTGACGCTGGAGTCGGCCCGTGACGTGGCTGAAACCGGCGTTGACTACCTTGCGGTGGGAGCGCTCACCCACTCGGCGCCGGCCCTTGACATCGCACTGGACCTTCGGGGGAATTGATGTTGCTTGCCATCGACGTCGGTAACACCCACACCGTTCTCGGACTCTTCGAGGGCGACGAGGTCATCGAGCACTGGCGGATCGCCACCGACGCCCGGCGCACGGCCGACGAGATAGCTGTCGTGCTGCAGGGGCTGCTCGGGCAGTCACCGCTGCTCAAGGGCGCCGACGTCGATGGCATCGCGCTCTGTTCCACGGTGCCGTCGGTGCTCAACGAGATGCGTGAGATGTGCCGCCGCTACTACGGCGACGTCACCGCGGTGATCGTCGAGCCCGGCATCCGGACCGGGGTGCCGGTCCGGATGGACAACCCGAAGGAGGTCGGCAGCGACCGGATCGTCAACGCGCTGGCGGCCATCCAGCTGTACGGTGGGCCGTGCGTCATCGTCGACTTCGGCACGGCGACCTCCTTCGACGCCGTCTCCGCCAAGGGCGAGTACGTCGGCGCGGTGACCGCCCCCGGCATCGAGATCTCGGTGGACGCGCTGGCCGCGGCGGGGGCCCAGCTCCACAAGGTGGAGCTGATCCGGCCCCGCTCGGTGATCGCCAAGAACACGGTCGAGGCGCTCCAGGCGGGCATCATCTACGGCTTCGCCGGTCAGGTGGACGGGATCGTCGAGCGCATGGCGGCCGAGCTGTCCGAGGACCCGGACGACGTCACCGTCGTCGCCACCGGCAGCGCGGCGCCGCTCGTGGTGAGCGAGGCGCGCTCGATCGACGTGCACGAGCCGTGGCTCACGCTGATCGGGCTCCGCCTGATCTATCACCGTAACACCGCCTAGCACGGACATCGGTAACCTTGCCCTGTGACCGATGAAGTGACGAACCCAGCCGAGGATCTGCCCGAGCAGATGCGCGTGCGCCGGGAGAAGCTCGACCGCCTCCGCTCCGAGGGCGTCGACCCCTACCCGGTGAACTTCCCGCGCACCGCGACCAACGCCGAGATCCGTGAAAAATACGCCGATCTCATCGCTGACACCGCGACCGGCGACAGGGTGGGCGTCACTGGCCGGGTAATGCTCTCCCGGACCGGCGGCAAGCTCTGCTTCGCCACGATCCGCGACGGCTCCGCCGACCTCCAGGTCATGATCTCCCTGGACAAGGTGGGCGAGGAGTCCCTGGCGGCGTGGAAGCGTGACGTCGACCTCGGTGACCACGTCGGCATCGAGGGCGAGGTCATCACCTCCCGCCGGGGCGAGCTGTCCATCCTCGCCGACCGCTGGGCCATCACCTCCAAGTGCCTGCGCCCGCTGCCGGAGAAGCACGCCGGGCTCACCGACCCCGAGGCGCGGGTCCGCCAGCGCTATCTGGACCTCATCGTCAACGACGAGGCGCGGAAGATGGCCTACACCCGTAGCGCCGTCGTGCGGGCGATCCGTGACTTCTGGCACGGCGAGGGCTATCTGGAGGTCGAGACGCCGATGCTCCAGCCGATCCACGGCGGCGCGGCGGCCCGGCCGTTCAAGACCCACATCAACGCCTACAGCATGGAGCTCTACCTCCGCATCGCGATCGAGCTCTACCTCAAGCGGCTCGTGGTGGGCGGCATCGAGAAGGTCTTCGAGGTCAACCGCAACTTCCGTAACGAGGGCGCGGACGCCACCCACAACCCCGAGTTCACCATGCTCGAGGCCTACGGCACCTATCTCGACTACAACGACATGGCCGACCTGACCCAGCGGATGATCCAGAGCGCGGTCGTGGCCGCGCTCGGCCACTCCGTGGTGACCTACGAGGGTCACGAGGTCGATCTCGGCCTGCCGGAGTGGCCGCGGATCACCCTCTACGGGTCGGTCTCGGAGGCGCTGGGCGAGGAGATCACCACCGAGACGCCGCTGGAGCAGGTCCGCAAGCACGCCGACGCGCACGACATCCACTGGGACCCCAAGTGGGGCCAGGGCAAGCTCGTCCAGGAGATCTTCGAGGCGCTCGTCGAGCACACCCTCATCCAGCCCACGTTCGTCATGGACTACCCGCTGGAGACCTCCCCCCTGACCCGCCAGCACCGCGACAACCCGATGCTGACCGAGAAGTGGGACCTCATCGGCTTCGGCACCGAGCTGGGCACCGCCTACTCGGAGCTGGTCGACCCGGTCGAGCAGCGCCGCCGCCTCACCGAGCAGTCGCTGCTGGCCGCGGGCGGCGACCCCGAGGCCATGCAGCTCGACGAGGACTTCCTGACCGCCCTGGAGTACGCCATGCCGCCCACCGGCGGCATGGGGCTCGGCGTGGACCGCCTCGTCATGGCCTTCACCGGCAAGAACATCCGCGAGACGATCCTGTTCCCGCTGGTCAAGCCGGCGGGCTGAGCCTTCCGGAGACCGGGGCCGGCGGCGGGGCTCCCCCGCCGCCGGTCCTGGGTCTCGTACGCGGGTCCCAGGTCTCGCACGCGGGTCCCGATTTCGTACGCCGGGCTCGGGTCTCGCACTGGGCTCTGGGTCTCGTACGCCGGGCCTCGGGTCTCGCCCACCGGACCCCGGCTCCGGCTCTCGCCCGCCGGGCCCGGCTCGGTCGGCCCGGCCCGGCGCCGTCGCGAGGAGTCCCGGCTCCCGGGCTCTCAGCTCCCGGTCCTCACGTTCGCCGGCTTCCACGTTCGCCGGTTCTCACGTTCGCCGGCTCTCAGCCGTTCACCGCCGCCGGCTTCCGGGTTTTCACCGCCTGGCACCTGGACCTCACCGCAGTCGGCTCCTGGGCTCTCACGGCCGCTCTCACGGTGTGTCCGCCCTCGCTCTTCCGGGAGTGCGGGCCAGCCCGGCCATGAGCCAGCGCAGCGCCTCGGCGAACAGCTCGGACGGCACCGCGGCGCGGTCGACGCGGCGTTGCGTGACGAGCCCTTCGAAGAGCCCGATGATCGCGGTCGCCACGGCGGCCGGGTCGTGTGCCGCGCAGCGCGGGGCCACCAGGCGGGCGACAGCCGTACGGGGGGCCCACCAGCGGGCGGCCAGACGGTCGAGTAATTCCGGCCGGGTCAGCGCATAGCGCAGAAACTCCATTTCCAGCGTGCTCCAGGCCGTGTGTCGATCGGCCACCCCGGCCAGATAGTCGCCGAATGCCGCAAAGGCGGTCTCGTCGTCCTCACATTGGGAGGGGATTTCCCCGACGCCGTCAAGGGGGTGGGCGGCGTGCTCGTCGAAGAGTGCGAGGAAGAGGTCATCTTTTCCGGTGAAATGTGAGTAGACGGCACCGACCGTGTGGCCCGCCCTGGAGGCGATCTCGTCGACCGAGGCCCCGGCGAAACCTTGTTCTGCGAAGACTTCGCCCGCGGCGGTCAGCAGGCGCTTGCGGGTGCGCGCCTTGGCTTGGCTGCGACTTAACCGCAAAGGCACTGACATATCATGAGTACTTCACGTAGCGGACGCTATGTCAATAGCGTCCGTCGCCCCTATGGAGATCGGAGCTTGACGACCTTTGAACAAGGCGTTTACCGTTCCTGACGGGCGGCCTTGATTCCAACATACTCACGCCTGAGTTCAGTGCGGGGGGAGCGACTCTAGATGGCATATCCCGAAGTGGATTCCCGTCGCGGCGAAAGCCTCCTGGGCATGGGCGAGATCGGTCTAAGTGACGAAGATCTCGTGCTCCTGGCAGAACTTGCCAAGGGCGTCACCGTGGACCGGGTGGGGCGTCGTCTCGACATCAGTGGCCGGACCGTCCGGCGCAGACTCCGTGGGATCTGCGACCGTATCGGTGTCGCCACGGCGATCGAGGCCGTGGCCTGGGCCGCCCGCCGCCGTCTGATCTAGCTCCTGCGGAGGGTCGGCCCGCCGCCCGGCCCGCGGCCTCGGCAGGAACCCACGGCCCGCAGCCCGCAGCCCGACCCGTGACCTCGGCAAGGGGATCGCGGCCGCGGCCCCAGTCAGGGATCCGGCCTAGGTCAGGGATCCGGCCTCGGCAAGGGATCCCAGAGACCCCGGCCGCCGCGGCCTCAGGCCCGGCGGCTCAGTCCGCGACCCGGACGCCTCCGGCGAAGGGCCGGTTCTCGATCGAGGCGATGTGGATGACGTCACCGGTCTGGGGGGCGTGGACCATCAGGCCGGCGCCGATGTAGATCCCGACGTGGTGCAGGTCGCTGTAGAAGAAGACCAGGTCGCCCGGGCGGAGCTGCTCCTTGGAGATGTGGGTGCCCGCGGTCCACTGGTCGCCGGTGTAGTGCGGCAGGCTGATGCCGACCTTCTGGTAGGCCCACATGACCAGGCCGGAGCAGTCGAAGGAGTTGGGCCCCTCGGCGCCCCAGACATACGGCTTGAGCTGCTGGCTGAGTGCCCAGCGGGCGGCTTCGGCGGCCTTGCCGCTGCCGACGACCGGCACGCTGATCTTCACCCGGTTGCCCCGGGTGGTCTTGGCCCGGCTGCGCACCTCGCTGAAGAGGTCGCTCTCGACCCTGGTGACGAGCCGCTCGATCTTGGTGCGCTTGGCGCCGATGTCGGACAGGAGGTCCTTGACCTCGGCGGTGCGGGCCTTGGCGCCGGCCTGCGCCCGCTCGGCGGCCTTGATCGCCTGGGCGACCTGGGCGACCTCCTCGTTCTGCTGCTGCTGGAGGGCGTAGCTCGTGGTCGCCAGGTCGAGGAAGGTGTCGGGGTCGGCGGACTGGGTGAAGGCGAGGGTCGAGCCCAGGCCCCCCGACATGTAGTTGCTCTGCGCCAGGAGGCTGGCCTTGGTGCGCCGGGCCGCCAGCTCGGACTCGCTGACGGCGAGGGTCTTCTTGGCGCTCGCGGCGGCGCGCTGCGCCTGCTTGAGCTTGACCCGCCCGCCGTTGTACTGCTCGGTGAGCGTTTCGATCTCGGTGTGCAGCTTCTCGACCTGTTTGGCGAGCTCCTGGAGACCGGGCTGCGGGTCGGCGGTGGCCGAGACCAGAGGGGTGCCGAGGGTCAGGGAGGCGAACGCCAGTCCGATGACCGTCATGCGGCGGGTGAGTCCACGTGAGGCGTGTTCTCGACGGCGGGCATGTCTGCCCGCGCGCTCTCTCCCACGGTCACGCGTGCGCTTCACCAACAGGCTCCTCTCTCGGCCGCCTACCGGGTTAGCTGACGGGTTCGGGCCGGAGGCAGCCCTACCGAGGGTGCTGGTGCCACCTCGGATTCACCCCGGGGGACTAAAGGGTGGGTCCCCGGTTCCCCGGGTCCGGGGATTCGGCGGTTCAGCGCTTTAACATCGCTGACATCGAGCACGGACATTAGTGCAATTGGAGGTTCATGCTCAACCAGAACTACAAACTCGGTAGAGCTTTCACAACTGAAATGTCACGAGAAGATCACGCGACTTC
Coding sequences:
- a CDS encoding L-aspartate oxidase gives rise to the protein MAIPAIPQRLTAPAPGWTVEADVVVVGSGVAGLTLALRYAHLDPEAKVLVVTKDVLSSGSTRWAQGGIAAVLDPQDTPAEHLSDTLIAGVGLCDEEAVRVLVTEGPAALRGLIAVGARFDTDDSGELQLTREGGHRRNRIVHAGGDATGAEVQRALVQAVQESAIEVIEHALVLDLLKDADGRTAGVTLHVMGEGERDGVGAVRAGAVVLATGGMGQVYAATTNPVVSTGDGVALALRAGAVVRDLEFVQFHPTVLWLGEDSTGQQPLISEAVRGEGAVLVDAEGTRFMKDVHELADLAPRDVVAKAIMRRMRETGADHMYLDARHFGEEKWRTRFPTIHAVCREHGIDPVTQPIPVAPAAHYASGGVRADLHGRTSVPGLYACGEVACTGVHGANRLASNSLLEGLVFAGRIAADIHARRSAGAEGSGAEPDRWGDTAEAAPAAVRPAPGEPVTDDRPTGLVDPRARPRIQGHMSRGASVLRSRESLTEVAKALVSIRWTPVAVEPCTESWEATNLLTVASALVAAARNREETRGSHWREDFPGRNDAWWLGHLDVTLTAEGMTMTYVPHGQRATVLPPQVETDLVEAGLDPAAVTAVLAAAAAEDLQAPGDVTTLATIPAGQTDTADVVAREDGVVSGLAVAEGAFSYLSQGRLTAERRVKDGERVTRGDVLMTVTGPTRDLLTAERTALNLLTHMSGIATLTGHWVRAVEGTGARIRDSRKTLPGLRALEKYAVRCGGGVNHRMSLSDAALIKDNHVVAAGGVAGAFRAVRDAYPGLPIEVEVDRIDQIEPVLAEGAEEILLDNFTVDDLARAVRLVDGRARLESSGGLTLESARDVAETGVDYLAVGALTHSAPALDIALDLRGN
- the lysX gene encoding bifunctional lysylphosphatidylglycerol synthetase/lysine--tRNA ligase LysX, which produces MTDEVTNPAEDLPEQMRVRREKLDRLRSEGVDPYPVNFPRTATNAEIREKYADLIADTATGDRVGVTGRVMLSRTGGKLCFATIRDGSADLQVMISLDKVGEESLAAWKRDVDLGDHVGIEGEVITSRRGELSILADRWAITSKCLRPLPEKHAGLTDPEARVRQRYLDLIVNDEARKMAYTRSAVVRAIRDFWHGEGYLEVETPMLQPIHGGAAARPFKTHINAYSMELYLRIAIELYLKRLVVGGIEKVFEVNRNFRNEGADATHNPEFTMLEAYGTYLDYNDMADLTQRMIQSAVVAALGHSVVTYEGHEVDLGLPEWPRITLYGSVSEALGEEITTETPLEQVRKHADAHDIHWDPKWGQGKLVQEIFEALVEHTLIQPTFVMDYPLETSPLTRQHRDNPMLTEKWDLIGFGTELGTAYSELVDPVEQRRRLTEQSLLAAGGDPEAMQLDEDFLTALEYAMPPTGGMGLGVDRLVMAFTGKNIRETILFPLVKPAG
- a CDS encoding TetR/AcrR family transcriptional regulator, giving the protein MPLRLSRSQAKARTRKRLLTAAGEVFAEQGFAGASVDEIASRAGHTVGAVYSHFTGKDDLFLALFDEHAAHPLDGVGEIPSQCEDDETAFAAFGDYLAGVADRHTAWSTLEMEFLRYALTRPELLDRLAARWWAPRTAVARLVAPRCAAHDPAAVATAIIGLFEGLVTQRRVDRAAVPSELFAEALRWLMAGLARTPGRARADTP
- a CDS encoding LuxR C-terminal-related transcriptional regulator, yielding MGEIGLSDEDLVLLAELAKGVTVDRVGRRLDISGRTVRRRLRGICDRIGVATAIEAVAWAARRRLI
- a CDS encoding type III pantothenate kinase, translating into MLLAIDVGNTHTVLGLFEGDEVIEHWRIATDARRTADEIAVVLQGLLGQSPLLKGADVDGIALCSTVPSVLNEMREMCRRYYGDVTAVIVEPGIRTGVPVRMDNPKEVGSDRIVNALAAIQLYGGPCVIVDFGTATSFDAVSAKGEYVGAVTAPGIEISVDALAAAGAQLHKVELIRPRSVIAKNTVEALQAGIIYGFAGQVDGIVERMAAELSEDPDDVTVVATGSAAPLVVSEARSIDVHEPWLTLIGLRLIYHRNTA
- a CDS encoding C40 family peptidase produces the protein MTVIGLAFASLTLGTPLVSATADPQPGLQELAKQVEKLHTEIETLTEQYNGGRVKLKQAQRAAASAKKTLAVSESELAARRTKASLLAQSNYMSGGLGSTLAFTQSADPDTFLDLATTSYALQQQQNEEVAQVAQAIKAAERAQAGAKARTAEVKDLLSDIGAKRTKIERLVTRVESDLFSEVRSRAKTTRGNRVKISVPVVGSGKAAEAARWALSQQLKPYVWGAEGPNSFDCSGLVMWAYQKVGISLPHYTGDQWTAGTHISKEQLRPGDLVFFYSDLHHVGIYIGAGLMVHAPQTGDVIHIASIENRPFAGGVRVAD